One stretch of Candidatus Eremiobacteraceae bacterium DNA includes these proteins:
- a CDS encoding A/G-specific adenine glycosylase yields the protein MPASSLRTIDPTRLSRLRRVIRRWFAENARDLPWRRSRDPYRVLVSEFMLQQTQVDRVIPKYVAFLARFPDLRTLSRAPLADVLRSWSGLGYNSRAKRLWDCARAIAAQHACCVPADPSVLCTLPGVGRYTACAIASFAFGAREPVVDVNVRRVLSRTLLGCDGTDGVTAWSLAASALPRRDPGAWSEALMDLGSRFCRGVPKCGACPARRACAFAARNADLDRGGDDRSTPGAAPDLRRSRQREKFAGSRRYYRGRVVRALASSPSLSFLALGEQVKDGFATSDLPWLRELLSDLERDGLIALNERGSRAALP from the coding sequence GTGCCTGCATCTTCACTTCGCACGATCGATCCCACGCGCTTGTCGCGGCTGCGCCGCGTGATCCGTCGCTGGTTTGCCGAGAACGCACGCGATCTGCCTTGGCGGCGGTCGCGCGATCCGTATCGCGTGCTTGTGTCCGAGTTCATGCTTCAGCAGACGCAAGTGGATCGCGTCATCCCCAAATACGTCGCGTTTCTCGCGCGCTTTCCTGACCTCCGGACACTTTCGCGCGCGCCGCTGGCCGACGTGCTCCGGTCGTGGTCCGGCCTAGGCTACAATTCGCGCGCCAAACGATTGTGGGATTGCGCCCGTGCGATTGCGGCGCAGCACGCTTGCTGTGTGCCAGCCGATCCTTCCGTCTTGTGCACGCTGCCCGGTGTCGGCCGCTACACCGCCTGCGCGATCGCATCGTTCGCGTTCGGCGCGAGAGAGCCGGTCGTCGATGTGAACGTGCGGCGCGTGTTGTCGAGAACGCTGCTCGGGTGCGACGGAACCGACGGGGTCACGGCGTGGTCGCTCGCCGCATCGGCGCTGCCGCGCCGCGATCCTGGCGCATGGAGCGAGGCGCTGATGGACCTGGGCTCGCGCTTCTGCCGGGGCGTGCCGAAATGCGGCGCGTGTCCTGCGCGCCGCGCGTGCGCGTTTGCGGCGCGCAACGCCGACCTCGACCGCGGCGGAGACGATCGTAGCACACCCGGCGCAGCGCCCGACCTGCGTCGATCGCGGCAGCGTGAGAAGTTCGCCGGCTCGCGGCGCTACTATCGCGGACGAGTCGTTCGCGCTTTGGCAAGCTCGCCTTCGTTGAGCTTCCTCGCGCTCGGCGAGCAGGTAAAGGACGGCTTTGCGACAAGCGACCTGCCGTGGTTGCGCGAGCTGCTGTCGGATCTCGAACGCGACGGATTGATCGCGCTGAACGAGCGCGGCAGCCGAGCAGCGCTGCCGTAA
- a CDS encoding DUF72 domain-containing protein → MQAPQEQFQRRAANPGEVDARIWFGTQGWQYADWVGNFYPPGTQVKDMLTEYGRALRTVEVDSTYYGTPAARTFEGWRRRSPDGFRFGLKTPSEITHVRRLRDAEGPFAEFVDRARLLGPKLGAILVQCPPDFDPSPENRNALFAFMETQMPEDCAIALELRDERWYDDDLFRLARRRAFTLAVTEGSHSTLGLASRIADELTRDPPAPFAYLRWLGDRQVTKYDHVQIDRTRSIDVWERLIRRLRGAVRDVYGYANNHYEGHSPATVRSLAARLGEEVPPDTTAPRLF, encoded by the coding sequence ATGCAGGCACCGCAGGAGCAATTCCAACGTCGCGCGGCAAATCCCGGCGAGGTGGATGCGCGCATTTGGTTTGGAACCCAAGGCTGGCAATACGCCGATTGGGTCGGCAACTTCTACCCGCCCGGCACGCAAGTCAAGGACATGCTCACCGAATACGGCCGTGCACTCCGGACCGTCGAAGTGGACTCGACGTACTACGGCACGCCCGCAGCGCGGACGTTCGAGGGCTGGCGGCGGCGTTCGCCAGACGGATTCCGGTTCGGGCTCAAGACGCCGTCCGAGATCACGCACGTGCGCCGGTTGCGCGACGCCGAAGGACCGTTCGCGGAGTTCGTCGACCGCGCGAGACTGCTCGGCCCAAAGCTCGGGGCCATCCTCGTGCAGTGCCCGCCCGATTTCGATCCCAGCCCGGAAAATAGGAACGCCCTATTCGCGTTCATGGAAACGCAGATGCCGGAAGACTGCGCGATCGCGCTGGAACTGCGCGACGAACGCTGGTACGACGACGATCTCTTCCGCCTCGCGCGCCGCCGCGCGTTCACGCTCGCGGTCACGGAAGGCTCGCACTCCACGCTCGGCCTAGCTTCCCGCATAGCCGACGAATTGACGCGAGATCCGCCCGCGCCGTTCGCGTACTTGCGCTGGCTCGGCGACCGTCAGGTCACGAAGTACGATCACGTGCAAATCGACCGCACGCGGTCGATCGATGTGTGGGAACGCCTCATCCGCCGGCTCCGCGGCGCGGTGCGCGATGTCTACGGCTACGCGAACAACCACTATGAGGGCCACTCGCCTGCGACGGTCCGGAGTCTAGCGGCCCGGCTTGGAGAAGAAGTGCCGCCGGATACGACGGCGCCGCGTCTTTTCTAA
- a CDS encoding NAD(P)/FAD-dependent oxidoreductase yields MNDFDIAVVGGGVAGLSAALFLGRAGVRTVLLDSGESSLRRVATVNNYLGFPDGIGGAELLELGRRQVQRFGVEVRADRVHAATREADGFSIDVAGERVTCSYLVLASNKRTDIATALGLELGGFGSKFVTVDSGGLTAVPDCYAVGRITGLPSQASISAGDGARVAIGIVQRLRGGYYVDHDI; encoded by the coding sequence TTGAACGATTTTGACATCGCGGTCGTCGGGGGCGGAGTCGCAGGCCTTTCGGCGGCGTTGTTCTTGGGTAGAGCAGGCGTGCGGACGGTGCTCTTGGACTCTGGCGAATCCAGTTTGCGGCGCGTGGCGACGGTGAACAACTATCTCGGATTTCCCGACGGCATTGGCGGCGCAGAGCTCCTCGAACTCGGACGCCGTCAAGTGCAACGGTTCGGCGTCGAAGTGCGCGCGGATCGCGTTCACGCAGCGACACGCGAAGCCGACGGTTTTTCGATCGACGTCGCAGGCGAGCGTGTCACGTGCAGCTATTTAGTGCTCGCGTCGAACAAGCGTACAGATATCGCGACCGCACTCGGACTCGAGCTGGGCGGATTCGGCAGCAAATTCGTCACGGTGGATTCCGGCGGACTTACCGCGGTCCCCGATTGTTATGCCGTCGGCCGCATCACCGGTTTGCCGAGCCAGGCGTCCATCTCGGCCGGCGACGGCGCGCGCGTCGCGATCGGCATCGTGCAGCGCCTTCGCGGCGGCTACTACGTGGATCATGACATATGA